The following proteins are co-located in the Pseudomonadota bacterium genome:
- a CDS encoding RlmE family RNA methyltransferase, with the protein MPRRPQDTYGRRARREGYPARSVYKLEELDRRLGLLRPGGRVLDLGASPGSWLLYCAQRVARQGRVVGLDLKPLARDLPPQARFEQHDVAEPLPSAATQDAPFDVVLSDMAPNTTGQAHVDHYRSYELFMRALELASELLRPQGSFVAKLFQGAEFDNARRAVGQHFARVRIVRPRASRRESSELFIAGLARIG; encoded by the coding sequence ATGCCACGCAGGCCCCAGGACACCTACGGGCGCCGGGCCAGACGCGAGGGCTACCCAGCGCGCTCGGTGTACAAGCTCGAGGAGCTCGATCGCCGGCTTGGGCTGCTGCGCCCCGGCGGGCGGGTGCTCGACCTGGGGGCGAGCCCGGGTTCGTGGCTGCTCTACTGCGCGCAGCGTGTGGCGCGGCAGGGACGGGTCGTGGGCCTGGACCTGAAGCCGCTAGCCCGCGATCTACCACCGCAGGCACGCTTCGAGCAGCACGACGTCGCCGAGCCCCTGCCCAGCGCGGCGACGCAAGATGCCCCCTTCGATGTGGTGCTCAGCGACATGGCGCCCAACACCACCGGGCAAGCCCATGTGGACCACTACCGCAGCTACGAACTGTTCATGCGCGCCCTGGAGCTGGCGAGCGAGCTCTTGCGCCCGCAAGGCAGCTTCGTGGCGAAGCTCTTTCAGGGCGCGGAATTCGACAACGCCCGCCGGGCGGTGGGCCAGCACTTCGCCAGGGTGCGCATCGTGCGGCCCCGCGCCTCCCGAAGAGAGAGCTCCGAGCTGTTCATCGCGGGTCTAGCCCGCATCGGCTAG
- the rplC gene encoding 50S ribosomal protein L3 → MNTNFGLIGIKLGNTQVFGKDGNVKRVTAIRVGPSLVLGKRSEDKEGYSALIVGFGERRDKLVNKPEAGLYRKIDQKPARKVREFRLPAEKLSEFAVGQHLKPSEHFRVGQKVDVTGISKGRGYTGVMKRWNFAGAGSASHGTHEYKRHGGSIGTNLTPGRTLANLKMAGQYGNETVTILNLEIAEVLDEEWMLLVEGAVPGPRNGFVTVRGAVKAKPA, encoded by the coding sequence ATGAACACCAACTTCGGCCTCATCGGCATCAAGCTCGGTAACACTCAGGTTTTTGGCAAAGACGGCAACGTGAAGCGCGTCACAGCCATTCGGGTGGGGCCCAGCCTCGTACTCGGCAAGCGTAGCGAGGACAAGGAAGGCTACTCGGCGCTTATCGTCGGCTTCGGGGAACGGCGGGACAAACTGGTCAACAAGCCCGAGGCGGGCCTGTACAGGAAGATCGATCAGAAGCCCGCACGCAAGGTGCGGGAGTTCCGTTTGCCAGCCGAGAAACTGTCCGAGTTCGCGGTGGGGCAGCACTTGAAGCCTTCGGAGCACTTCAGGGTCGGCCAGAAGGTGGATGTCACTGGAATCAGCAAGGGCCGTGGCTATACCGGGGTCATGAAGCGCTGGAACTTTGCTGGTGCCGGAAGCGCGAGTCACGGCACCCACGAGTACAAGCGCCACGGCGGCTCCATCGGCACCAACCTAACGCCCGGACGGACCCTGGCGAATTTGAAAATGGCCGGGCAGTACGGCAACGAGACGGTCACGATTCTCAATTTGGAGATCGCCGAGGTACTCGACGAGGAGTGGATGCTGCTCGTCGAGGGGGCGGTGCCGGGACCACGAAACGGCTTCGTGACGGTGCGCGGCGCAGTCAAGGCGAAGCCGGCCTGA